A window of the Serratia symbiotica genome harbors these coding sequences:
- a CDS encoding antirestriction protein, with protein MQHARSITLHVCESDRLSFLPHLFGDDFLPAEMQVYSLAARYLPLYTGGFWHFIRLPEGGGYMSPDCDQVHLNNGDNGFDNTLSGDAAGIVLTAMVINRRCGLQHFHGNAGQAGLLMKRADQLWRYIEMHPERADICRALD; from the coding sequence ATGCAACATGCTCGTTCCATCACACTGCACGTGTGTGAGTCCGATCGTCTGTCGTTCTTGCCGCATCTGTTCGGTGACGATTTTTTGCCCGCCGAAATGCAGGTGTACTCCCTCGCTGCTCGCTATCTTCCGCTGTACACCGGGGGTTTCTGGCACTTCATCCGTTTGCCGGAAGGGGGCGGCTATATGTCGCCTGACTGCGACCAGGTGCATCTGAACAATGGTGACAACGGGTTTGACAATACCCTCAGCGGTGACGCCGCCGGTATCGTGTTGACGGCAATGGTGATTAATCGACGATGCGGGTTGCAGCACTTTCATGGTAATGCCGGACAGGCGGGGTTGCTTATGAAGCGGGCCGATCAGCTTTGGCGTTATATCGAGATGCATCCGGAACGGGCCGATATCTGTCGCGCGTTGGACTGA